A single region of the Salvia splendens isolate huo1 chromosome 18, SspV2, whole genome shotgun sequence genome encodes:
- the LOC121777483 gene encoding cytochrome P450 83B1-like, protein MILLLSIALPIILIFYILHKTKPQTVTTLPPGPPPLPLIGNFHQLGKAAEPHIYLHQLSKKYGPIIHMKLASRPLLVISSAKLAKQVLKIQDLAFCSRPNYLGQQKLSYNSSDVAFTPYNEDWKEIRKMTHIHLFSSKRIQSYRPVREQEISRMITGISSSASGEVNLNEVVMSTGIHILCGITFGKRLYSEEWSDTKRFLQFLKGFDVLATSFFVSDYFPMFGLVDWISGKLKRAESIFKGMDSFYHERIDEHLESRRVKEVKEVEDMVAVLMKLKNDDESSSSGITLKNIKALLMNMIVASAETTPAAVVWTMTALIKAPKVLEKLKNEIRSLVGEKGQVDEDDLPKLPYLKAVINEGLRLYPPVPLLIPRESIETSNLDGYEIPPKTLVYVNAYAVGRDPECWENPDEFFPERFLNSGIDYKGQDFGLIPFGSGRRMCPGMSMGYLTTELMVANLVYGFDWELPKGVLAQDVDTDATKGLAVFKKNPLLLVPKTIRV, encoded by the exons ATGATACTACTATTATCCATAGCTCTCCCAATAATCTTGATTTTCTACATCCTCCACAAAACCAAACCTCAGACAGTAACCACTCTACCACCTGGCCCGCCGCCTCTGCCGTTGATTGGAAACTTCCACCAGCTCGGCAAGGCGGCAGAGCCACACATCTACCTCCACCAACTCTCAAAAAAATACGGCCCCATAATCCACATGAAACTAGCCTCTAGACCTCTCCTAGTAATTTCCTCAGCCAAATTAGCCAAACAAGTACTTAAAATTCAAGATTTGGCATTTTGCAGTAGACCTAATTACCTAGGGCAGCAAAAACTCTCCTACAACAGCTCCGACGTCGCCTTCACACCTTACAACGAAGATTGGAAGGAGATAAGAAAGATGACACACATTCATCTCTTCAGCAGCAAAAGGATTCAATCTTATCGCCCTGTCCGCGAACAAGAGATCTCTCGCATGATCACGGGGATCTCTTCTTCAGCCTCCGGGGAAGTGAATTTGAACGAGGTGGTCATGTCCACCGGCATCCATATCCTGTGTGGGATCACTTTTGGGAAGAGGCTATACTCGGAGGAATGGTCGGATACGAAGAGGTTCCTTCAGTTTCTGAAGGGATTCGATGTGTTGGCGACCTCTTTCTTCGTGTCTGATTACTTTCCCATGTTTGGTTTGGTGGATTGGATTAGTGGAAAACTGAAGAGGGCTGAGTCGATATTTAAGGGTATGGATTCGTTCTATCACGAGCGCATCGATGAGCATCTCGAATCGAGGAGGGTGAAGGAGGTCAAAGAGGTTGAAGATATGGTTGCTGTGTTGATGAAGCTCAAAAATGATGATGAGTCTTCTTCAAGTGGTATCACTCTGAAAAACATCAAAGCCCTTCTAATG AATATGATCGTAGCTTCAGCAGAAACAACTCCAGCTGCAGTTGTCTGGACAATGACAGCTCTAATTAAAGCACCCAAAGTTCTGGAAAAACTTAAAAACGAAATCAGAAGTTTGGTAGGAGAAAAGGGCCAAGTAGATGAAGATGATTTGCCGAAACTTCCATATCTAAAAGCGGTAATAAACGAGGGTTTGAGGTTATACCCTCCAGTTCCACTTCTTATACCGAGAGAATCAATAGAGACAAGCAATCTAGATGGCTATGAAATCCCGCCGAAAACATTGGTTTATGTTAACGCATATGCTGTAGGGCGAGATCCCGAATGCTGGGAAAATCCAGATGAGTTCTTTCCTGAGAGATTCTTGAATAGTGGAATCGACTATAAAGGGCAAGATTTCGGGCTCATTCCTTTTGGGTCGGGTCGAAGAATGTGCCCTGGCATGTCGATGGGATATTTGACAACTGAACTTATGGTTGCGAATTTGGTTTATGGTTTTGATTGGGAATTGCCTAAAGGAGTTCTTGCACAAGATGTGGATACAGATGCAACGAAAGGACTTGCAGTGTTTAAGAAAAATCCCCTTCTACTTGTGCCTAAAACAATTAGGGTTTAG
- the LOC121777487 gene encoding TLC domain-containing protein At5g14285-like, with protein MDHQFPLTSNPLPLFFAGYLLLYLIAYSIIFRTWASKLRPEASSCAISLAHGTPAVFLAARAILSDPAPDFHSSNTPLQSLVLDYSIAYFLMDHVHYLIFYPTDVLFIGHHLATLFVFVTCRYLVYHGPVAILVLLVLAEVTSFCQNMWASKLTRGAK; from the coding sequence atggACCATCAATTTCCGCTAACATCCAATCCCCTTCCTCTCTTCTTCGCCGGCTATTTGCTCCTCTACCTCATCGCCTATTCAATCATCTTCCGCACCTGGGCCTCCAAGCTCCGCCCTGAAGCTTCAAGTTGCGCTATCTCCCTAGCTCACGGCACCCCCGCAGTATTCCTCGCCGCCCGCGCTATTCTCTCCGACCCGGCCCCGGATTTCCACTCCTCCAACACGCCGCTGCAAAGTCTCGTATTGGATTACAGCATTGCCTATTTCCTCATGGATCACGTCCACTATCTCATCTTCTACCCCACCGACGTCCTCTTCATCGGCCACCATCTCGCCACGCTCTTCGTCTTCGTCACCTGCCGTTACCTCGTCTACCACGGGCCCGTCGCTATTCTCGTGCTCCTGGTGCTAGCGGAGGTCACCAGCTTCTGCCAGAACATGTGGGCTTCCAAATTGACGAGGGGGGCAAAGTAG